In Sorghum bicolor cultivar BTx623 chromosome 10, Sorghum_bicolor_NCBIv3, whole genome shotgun sequence, one genomic interval encodes:
- the LOC110430725 gene encoding uncharacterized protein LOC110430725, with protein MASLGKLVLVAGLAFLVLASQDQGHGGPAGGGGPAIGAAAAAAPPAPEVLITTQLPQPLSAAVAVSKRVLIPIPTSGPSNKRNSEVNHEKPSAAAQSGGRRRTRAMDGGRRLGSP; from the coding sequence ATGGCCTCGCTTGGCAAGCTCGTCCTCGTCGCCGGCCTGGCCTTCCTGGTGCTGGCTAGCCAGGATCAGGGCCATGGAGGGCCAGCCGGCGGCGGGGGcccggccattggagcagcagctgctgctgctcctccagcGCCGGAGGTTTTAATCACCACCCAGCTTCCGCAACCGTTGtccgcggcggtggcggtgagCAAGCGGGTCCTCATCCCTATCCCTACGTCCGGGCCGTCCAACAAGAGGAACTCCGAGGTGAACCACGAGAagccgtcggcggcggcgcagtcgggcggccgccgccgcacccGCGCCATGGACGGCGGCCGCCGCCTCGGGTCCCCGTGA
- the LOC8064970 gene encoding uncharacterized protein LOC8064970, translating to MKPRPLDYGCGPAAAAAAGCAGWAWRPRPRGGGRSPGVSPKCSNSPNSAAAAGAVHSEHHRRGDSVVLLRPVELPGTGYGSEVEARIERVIFACRFMTFLGIGGLLLGSVPCFLKGSVHVMNAFVDYYLHGGGKLILMLLEAIEMFLIGTVTFVLGIGLYELFISTIDSSYGSNLFGLFSLPDRPKWVEIKSLDDLKTKLGHVIVLVLLVGIFEKSKRVTITSCTDLLCFAGSIFLCSVCLYLLSRLNTSK from the exons ATGAAGCCCAGGCCTCTAGATTACGGTTGCGgcccggcagcggcggcggcggcggggtgcGCTGGATGGGCGTGGAGGCCGAGGCCGCGCGGGGGCGGGAGGTCACCAGGGGTGTCGCCCAAGTGCTCCAACTCTCCcaactcggcggcggcggcgggagcggTGCACTCGGAGCACCACCGCCGCGGCGACAGCGTGGTGCTGCTCCGCCCGGTGGAGCTGCCCGGGACGGGGTACGGGTCGGAGGTGGAGGCGCGGATCGAGAGGGTCATCTTCGCCTGCCGCTTCATGACCTTCCTCGGCATCGGTGGCTTGCTCCTCGGCTCCGTCCCTTGTTTCCTCAAG GGAAGCGTTCATGTGATGAATGCCTTCGTCGACTACTACCTGCACGGCGGAGGGAAGCTCATACTCATGCTGCTGGAAGCCATTG AAATGTTTCTCATTGGAACGGTCACGTTTGTCTTGGGGATTGGCTTGTACGAGCTCTTCATCAGCACCATAGACTCCTCTTATGGGTCCAACCTCTTCGGccttttcagccttccg GATCGGCCCAAGTGGGTTGAAATCAAGTCGTTAGATGATCTCAAGACAAAGCTGGGTCATGTCATTGTCCTGGTTCTACTGGTTGGCATATTCGAGAAGAGCAAGAGGGTGACCATTACATCCTGTACTGATCTCTTATGCTTTGCTGGATCGATTTTCCTATGTTCAGTTTGCCTCTACCTACTTTCCAGGCTCAATACCAGCAAATGA
- the LOC8065603 gene encoding uncharacterized protein LOC8065603 translates to MSSNTEPGHGPHYATAAATPTGGVGVEAPAQHNGHSGHHKRRHDVQRIRQEERRRSSGLVWALVILCTVLAIGVIVTGVTVFAVYLLYKPKTPYLLVSDARLERLVYDQSGTIRDLQLALTVLAENSNSKTDATFSRVNLAVGFRGAEVALLRAGTFAVPRRSFLPLRYQVVSAGRQLSPEGMEAMAGALRAAVVPLDLFGKARTTWKVGIFASLQFWTRINCRFLFNYPGNGTAMPIDCRSKSP, encoded by the coding sequence ATGTCCAGCAACACAGAGCCAGGCCACGGTCCCCATTATGCCACTGCCGCCGCCACTCCCaccggcggcgtcggcgtcgaggCGCCGGCGCAGCACAACGGCCACAGCGGGCACCACAAGCGGCGGCACGACGTGCAGCGgatccggcaggaggagcggcgcCGGAGCTCCGGGCTGGTGTGGGCGCTGGTGATCCTGTGCACGGTGCTGGCCATCGGCGTGATCGTGACGGGCGTCACCGTGTTCGCCGTGTACCTGCTGTACAAGCCCAAGACGCCGTACCTGCTGGTCTCCGACGCGCGGCTGGAGAGGCTGGTGTACGACCAGTCGGGCACCATCCGGGACCTGCAGCTGGCGCTCACGGTGCTGGCGGAGAACTCCaactccaagaccgacgccacCTTCTCCCGCGTCAACCTCGCCGTCGGCTTCCGCGGCGCCGAGGTGGCGCTGCTGCGGGCCGGAACCTTCGCCGTGCCGCGCCGCAGCTTCTTGCCGCTCCGGTACCAGGTGGTGTCGGCGGGGCGGCAGCTCAGCCCTGAAGGGATGGAGGCCATGGCCGGCGCGCTCCGGGCCGCCGTCGTGCCGCTCGACCTCTTCGGCAAGGCGCGCACCACCTGGAAAGTCGGCATCTTCGCCTCGCTCCAGTTCTGGACGCGCATCaactgccgattcctcttcaactaccccggcaacggcaccgcCATGCCCATCGATTGCCGCTCCAAGTCGCCGTAG